The DNA region CTCTGTTTCCATGGCAATGACTGTTATGTTGACAGAGGGTTTCAATATGAGTATGATACTTGAAATTGATCCTTtaaattcattttcttttatgGTGTTACTTTTGGTCTAGAAAAGATGATGAATACAGTTGAATTCACCAAGGACTCATATCAAACAATAAAACCTTTCATGATGATAATGTTTCAAGGCGTGTATGTCCAAAAGCTCCTGTCTCCTTATTTATAAACTCTAGCATATCAGCCAAAATGAAAAGATCAGAACCTAAAAACAAGTATGCCACGAGCGATCTTTCTGCCAACTTCAAGTTGTTCCTGAATCTTTTTTTTCCACCTCCAAGTTGTACCTCACATCCTCTAAAAGAGGAATCTTAATTACTGATTTTTTTGAAAGTTTTGATAAATTCGGGAGTTTTTCTTAAAATTTCTCGTTTGGACGCAGAATTACCAGATTTATTGCAAAATTACCGGATATTTTGTAAAAGAATGCAGAAATGCCGGACATTTACAAAATTGTCTGTACAAATTTAAGGTTTTATGGGAAAATTACGAAGAATTACCGGatttttttaaaatctgaaaAGAAGTTACTAgatatttgaaaaaaaaaaggtAATATAACGTTATAACAACGCCAAAAATTTTGCAGATTCCGGACTTTTCGAAAAAATCTGTAAAACTACCAAAGATTCCGGATGTTTCCCAAAAATCCGTTAAATATTCAAAGGATTTCCGGATTTTTATAAAAAATTCCGTAAAACTTCAAAgaatttttgattttttcaaaaaaaCTCAGAAAAACTGCATAATAATTTTGAGTATTTGTCAAAAATTTGATAAAACTTCAACGAATTTCCGGATATTTGAAGAAAATTCGATAAAATATCATATCAAAATTTTAATTGTTCGGTAAAAATGCACAAAAAGTCAACTTCGCCAAATTTTTTGTATAGCATATTTTAAAACAACTACCGGATATTTTGTTTCTATCAGATTTTTACATAGAGAATTTTTTACTACAACGTGGAATAGGTTTTGTTGAATCTAACAAACAAAAATGACAATTTCTTTTTCCACTCTTATGGTGTGGGTCGCACCTCTGAAAATTTAAAAATGTCCTTAGATGATTTCGAAAATGCATATATGGCCACCTTGCACGATCATCTCATCATCTCTCTCACAATACATACCTCTCCATAACCCAAAATTCTTAAAAATTTTATTTTCAATCAACTTTTCGACTCCAAATTATCATTCTTGTGGTTCATCACATAAAATGGAGCAAAATAAATTGCATTTTAAGGTAAAATTCATTCATTTCATACCTCATTGCTTGCATTATTCTTGTTCTTGAGCTAAAAAATGAACGTTACATATACATCTTTGAATTCACCTACCATCTgtttcagagatgcatctccgaagTTGCCTGTTACTGTGAATTTTTTAACCGTTTTTCTGTTTTGGTTTGTATTAGATATATTATACCTGAATATGTTTCCCAAAGTTGCTGCAAGTAATAATGTAAAACCGGATGAAGTGAAGGACAATGTTAAATTGGATGAGGTGAATGATGATGTTAAATCAGGTGCTAGATCGGTCGATGTCGAGTTAGATCTTGGTTAACAATTTATAAATGAAAAACTATTTACTTCCCGTGAACATACGCTTGAATGGGTCCCCGTGAAGGCCATGAAATTGGGGTTTGACACTGTAATCGGAAGATCCAAAAATGGTTCTAATAGAAGGCAAGCATTTGTAACCATGATATCCGAGAGAAGTGGCATGTATGTTCCACTGATTCAGAAGTTGAAACGTGATGACATCGGATAAAGATCAGTGTTTTAGTGTCATCACGAATCATGAATTAAGGACCATGACCATATGCATTTGCAAGTACCAGAAGACCTAAGTCAATGGCATAGACAATGTTAAATAGGATGCACATGTGGATGCTTGAACCAAGCCTTGAATCAGATGCAATTTCAAATATATAGGCATGCATGATAGAATAGTTAAACACCTTTCcccaatgaattagggtttcaaacaaGCACAAGGTGAAAAGTCAAGCCACAATGCCCATTAGGACCAAATCTTCCCTAATTAGGGTGTCAATGGGGCCTATCCTTCAAACAATACCTTTGAATGAAACCAGATGCTTCACAGACAAATCTTCAATGTATAGGTCCAAAGTTAGGGTTTAGATAGCCAAGACAAGGCTCAAAGAACATCTACAAAGTCCCAAAACCATATCATCAAGAGATTAGGGTTTGAAAGCCCTGAGGAGTGCCATGATAAGATCTTATTGAATCCATGCTTCAAAGACCAAGTAATTAGGATTTCACATCCTCCATGATCAAATGAATATCTCAGTCATGCCTTTAAGCTTTGATCCACACACAAACCCTGACTTCGCAAGCCAAGAGCTTTGAATCTATAGTGATCAACTTTTAAGTATCAatgaatgaatgatgcatatgaatgaacCATGAATGTGTACAGATGATCCACAAATCAAGGATTAAATGAAAAGATGAAAATGAaagggcaaattttgaggtatgaTAAAGATGAGTCAAATTTTCATCCCTACAAATAACATTAAGCTGTCAAACTTAATAACATGAAACCTCTGATAATTCTTCATCTTATTTCCGTTTAACAAAATTTACCGTTGGATTGAAAGTTATTATCATATAAATTACGTCTATAAAATTTTACATCAATCGAAAATCATTTAATATATATAAACATGTGTGTGTGAGGATCAACTTACTCTAAAGCATAATTTTGAATTGAATATAATTTAATGGttaaattaatttttcttatttaATTAACCATTAAATTAGATTCAATTCAAATATTATGATTTGAACTAAGTTAAAAAGATTTAGGTTTGAAATAAATTGATTATATATAAAAGGTGGAGTGGTAATGGGATCGTGTTGGAATTGAACATCATGTATTATTGTTGGATTATTGGACTTTTTATCAAATGTTTATATAAATTATATACTTTGTTTTGGAACCCTATGGACTGTGGCCCTTCCACCTAATGTCTGCATAATTGAAACCAGCCACATGTATTTGGTTCAGATCCACAAAAATATCTCATATTAATTCAGaatcaaaattaaaaataatttatatttaaaaaatattattatgATTTTCATCGGTGGTAAACTAATGGTTTAAATACACAGTGATTTGTGAAAATATTACTATTTATTTTTTTAATCTGTTTGGTTAGATTTTGATCTTTACatatgttttttattttagtttttataTTGATTCTTTTATTTTAGTCTCTACAAAATCAAAATTAATCcatttaataaataaaatatttggtttttgaaaaaaaaatttaTATCATAGTGATTAATTTCAATAAAAATATTTGTTAAACTAATTAAAAAAATGACATCATAAAATATATTCgattaaaaaattataatttttttacaTAATGTATACAAATTAAATCCAATTCACTATATAACATCTATTATTCCATTCATCCACTAATAACTTGAAAAATATAAAGAATTCATAGTAATATAATCTCAACAAAAAAAGACACTTATAATTTTTAAACTATAGTAGAATGAATATATAAAAAGATCatagaagaaaaaaaaacttaTCTCAAAAATCAAATTTTTCATGGACAAAATGATCTACCCAAACGAGCCCTATGACTTGGTATATTGAAATGCCTAATCCTTCCTTCTTGTTCCCTCAAATAACCTTCACAAAGAAAAGCCTTAGAAAATTCATCCTCCACTTTTCTATCAACATCATGCACAAACACATCCGTTTCACCATTTTCTTTGTTCCTAGCAATCAAACCAGCCGTATAAATGGCACTCATCCTCCCCGGCGCGCCATCGAAGTAACCGGTCGGGGCGTCCACCATGATCACATCCCATTCAACTTCATATATTTCACTAGGAAAACCTTTGTGTGATAATTCACATTTTGAAAACCTTGGATCACTAACTTCTTTACAATTCTCTTCCATTCCAATTCTCATTAGTTCATCACTTTGATGAACTTTTGTATCGTACACAACATGATATGATTCCAAACCCGAGATTTTCGTTTGAATTTGTTCTATCCATGACTTATCTTCTTCTAAGAAAACGGTTCGGCCACCGTAGTTTAATGACGTCCACATTAAACTATCGTGGCCTAAACCGAATACTAAGAAGTTGCAGGGTGATTTCTTTTGAAGAATTTTCGAAGAAACCGAAATCTCTTTAATTGTTTGTTGAGGAGTTATATTTGTAGTTGCATAATGGATTATTGCATTGACTAATGATGGAGGGTTTTTGGTGCATGTTGGTGTTAAGGGAAGAGAGGGACATTCTGGTAATTTGGTTGGTTTTTCTGTTTCTTGTTGTGATGAGATTATTGAAAGGTTGTTGTTGGTTTTTGAGGTTGTGGTAAGTGGTTGAGAAAATGAAAATAGTGATGATTTGAATAACATGATGAAGAAAAAGAGAAATATGAAAGAGATAAGAACTAGTTTGAGATTGCATGAGAGTTGTGTTTTGGATCTCATGGTTTTGGATTTTTGGATCTGAAGTGTTATGGGTTTGATTTTGAAGATTTATgtgaaaaaaaagtgtttgttGGAAATTGGAAATTGGAAATTGCTTGAGAGTAAAGTGAAGGAAATGTGTGAGAATGAGAAGCTCAAAGATTGTAATGACTTTTGAGGTGTCATATATTATTTGGAGGACACCTACTAAAGGAATTATTTGGTGGGAGACAGGACACCTAACGTTTGGTGTTGGAGATTATGGAATAGTCATGGGATGATTAGAAACAATATCAGACTCTGAAATTTTAAGTTGGATTTCTGAGTTAAAGTTTAGAAGTATAgtataaaatattaatttttgttaaaTATGTATTTGGTAAAGTTAATAATAGCGACACATGGTTGGTTAGTTAGGGATGAGTTACACAAGGAAGAAAAGGAGAGCAGGTATGGTGACATGATTTGAAATgatctatttttatttttattgattaAATATGAAGCAAGAAATTGTGGCCCCATGATGATTATGACCAGAGAGCTACTTACGTTTGTTTTTTATTGATAAGAATTAAGGTACATATGTTCAAATAATCATTAAATTTGCTCGTGAACAACgcaatttattttatttgctTAGTTATCTTTTAATTAAAAACGTTATATTTGGGGgaaaggagttatgcgtaggccaggctacgacttagAACTGCTGGGAGACTAGAAGAATTtcatacaaaatggaaagactcagccagggaaacaAAACACCTGCAGGGAATACGAGTAGATCAATATGcaactgaagtacttgaatcatgcaggaaaagcgatttcactaagaaaatgcacactcaactcgactagggaagataaacttcaacacaggaggagcaaaaatttattatccactacctgttactaggtaaggatataataaagatctgacagagaggacacccatcaccggttaggatgaacatataaaggatgactcactaggaaccaccaggagggagtattcattaccgactactgggtaaAAATAGCCTTGCTGTGGAAAACTGCagaacaataggatttacaactaccaattactgggcagaagaccaaaggtgagcGTATCCGTCATTGGataggatgaacatatcaaggataaactcaacagggaagaaaatacgtcatcggttaggatgaacatatcaaggatagacttgcctgggaatgtcaaggaggatacctgtcatcggttaggatgaacatatcaaggatagactctgtgaggagaaaaataggaattacatctatcagttactggatagaataccaagagagagtATTCATCACTGGTTAAATTGACCATATCAAAGATAAACTCTGTGGGAGAAAATAGGgttataactaccagttactgagTAGAATACCACAAGGAGAAAGAAATctatcatcggttaagatgaacatatcaaggattaactctttggggaacataatagggattataactacttttttactgggtagaataccaaaaatgagagtatccgtcatcggttaggatgagcatatcaaggataaactcaacacaggggaaagaaagatatcctttaccggttaggatgaacatatcaaggatatacttcctggggaatcaggTAAAATGAATCCCATGGGGACTCTACTGCTGGAAACAACAGGGATAGTTTTGCCgtgtattgggcaagaagtaacaaatagcaaactaagaagaatattaccagttactgggtaataagctcttaggagactcgAAGCATCTTATCTAGGCAATAGCTAGAAAtaaacggtcaatcaagactcaacccaatgaggatataactcaaggggagcgattccatccagataatcaactagggaggaagctgaagtaataatcatccacgaggaaataactcagtggggaaaaggagaaaggttaaagtctttctgcctaaggggctgacattctacaattgagggaggacaaacaccgaatttgtatggggataaagtaccaccataacaggGAATAAGGATCTCaaataaatcaatcaaatatgatgatgcaattatgaaattatgaaATTACATGAgtgtatatgatgattatgctgacaaaacgatcacaaaggatacaaagatgTCGCAAAGAATATGAATCATCaatacaatcctcggtcaatccacaatAATAGGGATACAACTGCTGGAAAATAGAGATAGAGATCAACGATCCAAAGGCTCAACTCTAGCTGAGGAAGGAGGAGATTCGCTGAGGAGAGGAAATTTTATCAaatctgcagggaattttaggtcaacaccatatcaaaatGGGAGAAAATCATACTGAGGATAAACACAAGTAGCTGCTTagaaactaggaggaaactctgactgggagcaagtcGGATGGCGATTGGTGGAGAAACCAACGCGATCTACTAGGGAGTCTAATTACTCTGTTAAGGATCAAAAATGCTGAGGAATACCCAAATTCAGTCGGGGGAAGCAGAAATTCTGTCAGAGAAATAACACACCACAGGGcactgaatcaaccaactcagtcGGAAAAGAAACGAAGCTCCATTGGGGATCAGACATTCCACAGGGGGAACCGGGTCAACAAACTCGGCtaaggatacccgaagggttaactgctttaggaacccttaatgcttcacacttaagacttgctgctctttgaaatgttgttgatacttctttttaattgctttgaaaaaatacttgcttttatatgtttaataaaaatgattttgattaaagatttcaatttcaaaaatgatcataataaaatataaaattattggctgaagtaaataagagtagaaataattggataaaagctcaactttatttaatagaatggtagtctgtaaatgacaagacttcgtagatctttacaaagttgaaaatggtaatttacatggaaaagggttacattgaatacaaatgatcattaatccttctaccaacttttgatgtCCGCTATGCTCTTGACCGTTGTCGGGATGATGAATCaacgtcaacccttgtgctcaacaaagtctttcCAACATTGGACGATCAGCAGACTGCggttacttgccataatccctaatttttgcataagttgccccaaggcggggtacttaacttatcgggaaattctttctattttatgtctctaatttttgcctgaatcgccctttcgggttttcaatcaaccgaggcgctcatttttgcctaagcaACCTTTTCGTattttcaacttagtgagctgttcttttcttttttaagcgaagtatttattgactgcatcagcattcacaggacgagtgaactcttcaccctccatagttgtgagaatcaaagCAACGCCTGAAAAGtctctcttgacaacatatgggccttcataattaggagtctatttgcccctagaatctggtttgaaagatagaattttcttgagcacaaggtcaccttctctaaacacacgaggtctgaccttctcatcaaaagcttttttcatcctttgctgatataactgaccatgacacatggaagttaatctcttctcttctatcaaattcaattgatcatacatggtttgacaccattcagcttcagtcaacttggcttccatcagcacacgtaatgatgggatctcaacctctacggggagcacggcttccatgccatatacaagagagaaaggggttgcccctgttgaagtgtggatggatgtacgatacccgtgcaaagtAAATGGGggcatctcatgccaatatttatatgtgacaaccatctcCTAAATAATCgtcttgatgttcttattcgcaacttcaacaaccccattcatctttggtctgtagggagaagaattatgatgtgcaatcttgaagtctttacaaagagcttccaccatattgttattcatgttcgatccattatcggtaatgatcttacttggcacaccataacgatatatgatttgattcttgataaaccttacaacgacttgcttggttactgttagttgtaattttaattgtcgggtttttgttatggtatccacagggattgtaagatatcaccgcctttcgatggttgtattaattctagcttaaggtaacaatagggttttggtgtttgtcacaatatcttgcataaaaaggtaataaaatgcggtaaaagttttggtttgaatatttaagaaatattgccaaagttagggttcaacgatcactttgcatgtatttgttcggtcaacaatcttataaactcctttagatgataaattatttcacaaagtcctcccaatgtgtttctctcgaacacacattgtgagttttcccattttgatccattgtttatctctaacacaatctatcaaaatgacaactttttggttcaaccttatggtgaacaaaatcattcattactatctctagctaacaaacaagattggatgaaaacctagattaagagttggtaaacatctctcgatcataaaccaacacaaagagttttgaataagaacaaagttttcatcatatattcaccattaaagagtttacaaatgaagatccttacatttacacacaaagctaatgatcatctacatctaaccttgacaaatggaggacttagctactcattttcatggtagcttggtcggcaagtttcggaagaaggttgatcaacatccaagtcgaataatcaagtttggatgggaatccaccttctttttgtaaaagatggttaagagataaagagaaatgaaatctaggtcacaaaagattcttggaacaatgctgtaaaatatctctcTAAAGTACAAAAGTGTGAAAAACTaggtatggctctcaaaagtggcacttgctacttatagagcagctactgggctgtcatgttcgctaggcgagcagactgCTTCGCCTAACGAACCCCTAAATtaggcacctgaggcacctgcgcccaaagaaacAGCCTttctcagactgtcatgttcgcctagcgaacaaaaccttcgcctagcgaagggcacgcttcaaccttcgctccagtGAGGTTGAGAGGTTTagctactggaatgctcgctgggaactcgctagagcctcgcctagcgagtgagtgctggctgcgcttcTCACCAAGTCTGGAAGTGTTCGCTACGCAcctcgctagcagctcgcctagcgagtttggtcatgtttgccactgtaaaatactggagcatttcgctggactctcgctggacgctcgcctagcgagtgcttcgctacagccctcgcctagcgagcaagctgatgaatgcttgtttgatttgatccctttgccaaatttcttgtgtcttcactttctattatttcatgcctaattcctgcacaataacacacaaatcaaaggtaccaagatcgtttatcattgaattgcatttcatctaaaacaagGGTGGTTTTGAACACattagcaaggaaatggagtgaaagatacccatatttgatagctcaaattagcacttttgggtatctaacagttacatttgcatatgatgccgcttcaacccattttgtgaagtagtcaattgccactaaaatgaaacgatgtccactcaaagctttgggctcaatcatatcaattccccacatggagaagggccatggggaagaaataacattcaatactgtcggaggaacatgaatcttatcagcatatatttgacacttgtggcatttcatcacaaacttgcaacagtcagattccattgtcagccaatggtaacctgctcacaacaacttcttcgccattgcatgtccattggaatgagtatcaaaggaaccttcatgcacttcagcCATCAACAagtccgcttcgtgtctatccacgcatctgagcaaaaccatgtcgaagtttctcttgtagagtacatcaccattcgagtagaaattgtcggctaatcttctcaaagtcttcttatctttcaatgatgccccaaataggtaaatctgactttgaaggaaacattttatgtcataataccacgatttctcatctttgacttcttcaacagcaaacacatgtgctggcctatcaagacgcattacagtcaaattgggaacttcattccaatatttcactacaatcattgacaCCAAGGTTGCAAGAGCATCggccatccggttttcatctcgagggatatgatgaaactcaacttttgtaaagaaagttgaaatcctcctcggataatctctatatggtattaaacagggttgatttatctcccattcaccttttatctgattcacaaccaaagccgaatctccaaagacatctaagtgcttaattctgagatcaatggcctcttcgagccccataatgcaagcttcatattctgccatattgtttgtacacttgaaagtcaatctagctgtaaatggaaaatgcgtgccttgaggagtaataatcactgccccaataccattaccatattgattaacagctccatcaaataccatgccccaacgggaaccaggttctggcccttcttcaagcaatggttcatcacaatctttcattttcaagtacaagatctcttcatcaggaaaatcataatgcactgactggtaatcttcaatcggttggtgagccaaatggtcagccaagatactacctttgatcgctttctgagatcggtattcgatatcatactctaataacaacatttgccaacaggtaattctcccagttaaagcaggcttttcaaatatatacttgatcagatccattctggatatcaaccaagtggtatgattcaacacATAATGATGCAtacgcttagcatcccaagccaatgcgcaacaagtcttctcaagcatagaataccgagtctcacagtcggtgaacttcttaatgaggtagtaaattgcaaattctttctttccagtctcatcttgctgaccaagaacacaacccatactatcttcgacacagtcaaatacatgatcaacggtcttccttcaacaggtggagacaaaatcggaggttcaagcagatattccttgatactgtcaaaagctttctggcaatcttcggtccaatcacaagactgatctttccgaagaagcttgaatataggtgcacatatggcagtcatgtgtgaaataaatctggaaatataattcaagcgaccgagaaaacctctgacttgtttctaagttttgggcgcatgcatctcttgtattgctttgaccttggcaagatcaacttcaatacccttctcgctgacaataaagcccaacaacttaccagaacgaacaccaaaagtacatttattgggattcaagcggagtttatacttcctcaaatgctggaatagctttaacaaatgctcaacatgttcctcttcatcaattgatttagcaatcatgtcatcgacatatacctcaatctctttgtgcatcatatcatgaaacaaagtagtcattgctctttggtaagttgcaccagcattctttaaaccgaaaggcatcactctataatagaatgttccccaaggtgtaattaatgtggtcttctccatatcttcgggtgccatcttgatctgattatataTGGAAAACCATCCATAAACgaaagactttgaatttagcagtattgtctaccaacatatcaatgtgtggcagagggaaaaCATCTTTtggactgactttattcaaatctctataatcagcacacatgcggacttttccatctttcttcggtacaagcacaatattgtccacccattgcagatactccGCGGTCACAAGGAATCCGTTgtcaatttgcttctgcacttcttctttgatcttcacagccatatcagggtgagttcttctcaatttttgcttgactggcaggcattctggctttaatggcaatctatgctccacaatctcagaatccaaaccaggcatgtcttgataggacaaggcaaacacatctgaatactctcgaagaagatcaatcaaccccttcttgatATTTGAACACATTCGTGtcccaatcttgacttcctttacatcatcctcggaacccaagttaactaGCTCAATCTGCTCCTCGAATGgttgaatggtcttttcatcttgctcaagaaggcgagataattcatcactcacttcttcatcactttcctcctcggcctcaaacacaaggaattcaaactttggagaaggagaaggatcattgtattcaatggggttaggaaccaacctgcataattatttgatattttgattttagagaagtggatttgtgaccaaatattatgcatatgtacaattgtattgtttatttatgttttttgtgattaccatttttagaataatgcaaaaattaaaaacaaacatGATAGATGTCaatgaatagaattaattttattaatgatcaatttgaaaattcccaaacaatgttcacttctcccttaggcataggataaggattttaaaaacatataaaagaaattacttagatcgatgcaaaataacaggaatatcaacagcagtccaattgttgcaagcatttccatgcgtcacaaaattggtgcagtcttcctcttcatcatcctttagcacagcagctaagtgttgttcattgccatgaatgaaccctccgctacgaaagctaagttgcatatcttcagaccttgcagttgatgaacctcgcTGGAATCCtaaaccggttctgcctttgttgtcaAAGACCTCTACCATGCGGCCCCATTGACCAACgttgccttcttccacaatcttctttgcatctttcaatg from Lathyrus oleraceus cultivar Zhongwan6 chromosome 1, CAAS_Psat_ZW6_1.0, whole genome shotgun sequence includes:
- the LOC127075762 gene encoding glucuronoxylan 4-O-methyltransferase 3, which codes for MRSKTQLSCNLKLVLISFIFLFFFIMLFKSSLFSFSQPLTTTSKTNNNLSIISSQQETEKPTKLPECPSLPLTPTCTKNPPSLVNAIIHYATTNITPQQTIKEISVSSKILQKKSPCNFLVFGLGHDSLMWTSLNYGGRTVFLEEDKSWIEQIQTKISGLESYHVVYDTKVHQSDELMRIGMEENCKEVSDPRFSKCELSHKGFPSEIYEVEWDVIMVDAPTGYFDGAPGRMSAIYTAGLIARNKENGETDVFVHDVDRKVEDEFSKAFLCEGYLREQEGRIRHFNIPSHRARLGRSFCP